The Sulfolobus acidocaldarius DSM 639 genome has a window encoding:
- the rrp4 gene encoding exosome complex RNA-binding protein Rrp4, translating into MSQANKIYFEDRSIVTPGDLIAEGEFQVPWSPYYYKVNGKYYSAITGLITVKDGSIFEVIPLESSRYYPKVGDTIIGLVEDIEIYGWVIDIKSFYSAYLPASSLLGRPISPGEDVRRYLDVGDYVIAKIEAFDRTISPVLTVKGKGLGRIPLGTVMDIMPVKVPRVIGKNRSMIEVLTSESGCEIFVAQNGRIHIKCANNLIEEALIEAINIIQSESHTKGLTERIRNFLKQKLGVIRNDSAPKTEANT; encoded by the coding sequence ATGAGTCAGGCAAATAAAATATATTTTGAAGATCGTAGCATAGTGACCCCAGGAGATCTGATAGCTGAAGGAGAATTTCAAGTACCATGGTCGCCATATTACTATAAAGTTAATGGTAAGTACTATTCTGCTATTACTGGACTCATAACAGTAAAGGATGGAAGTATATTTGAGGTAATACCTCTAGAATCATCAAGATATTATCCAAAAGTTGGAGATACAATAATAGGCTTAGTTGAAGATATAGAAATATACGGGTGGGTAATTGATATTAAATCTTTTTATAGCGCTTATTTACCTGCTTCATCTTTACTAGGAAGACCAATTTCTCCTGGGGAAGATGTGAGAAGATATTTGGATGTAGGAGATTACGTGATAGCCAAGATAGAAGCTTTTGATAGAACAATAAGCCCAGTTTTGACAGTTAAGGGTAAAGGTCTGGGTAGAATACCTTTAGGAACTGTGATGGATATTATGCCGGTAAAAGTTCCCAGAGTTATTGGTAAAAACAGAAGTATGATAGAAGTACTGACAAGTGAAAGTGGCTGTGAAATATTCGTTGCACAGAACGGTAGGATACATATTAAATGCGCAAATAATTTAATAGAGGAAGCTTTAATAGAAGCAATTAATATCATACAAAGTGAGTCTCACACTAAAGGTCTAACAGAAAGAATTAGAAACTTTTTGAAACAAAAATTAGGCGTGATCAGAAATGATTCAGCTCCAAAAACCGAAGCTAATACTTGA
- a CDS encoding prefoldin subunit beta, whose protein sequence is MTERLPPELQTELVKLQQLQEQLNRVIAERSVIDSQLREVNKVLDELKQLPSDTIIYKIVGNLLVKVNKDNVEKELDDQKTILELRSRTYQNQETKLRTQLEEKQKKVNEMLSKYYPQRGAGAKA, encoded by the coding sequence ATGACTGAGAGACTTCCACCTGAACTCCAAACAGAGTTAGTTAAACTACAACAGCTTCAAGAGCAGTTGAACAGAGTTATAGCAGAAAGAAGTGTTATTGATAGTCAGTTGAGAGAGGTAAATAAGGTTTTAGATGAATTAAAACAATTACCTTCTGATACAATTATTTACAAGATAGTGGGCAATTTACTTGTAAAGGTAAACAAGGATAATGTAGAGAAAGAACTAGATGATCAAAAAACCATATTGGAATTAAGGTCTAGGACATATCAGAATCAAGAAACTAAGTTGAGAACACAGTTGGAGGAGAAGCAGAAGAAAGTAAATGAGATGTTATCTAAATACTACCCACAGAGAGGGGCAGGGGCAAAGGCTTAA
- the psmA gene encoding archaeal proteasome endopeptidase complex subunit alpha, which produces MALGPAAMGYDRAITIFSPDGSLYQVDYAFEAVKRGWTTLGVKTKSGVVLLAEKRKATQLLDVDGIEKIFMLDDHVGCTFAGLASDGRILIDYARSQALQHRLIYDEPISIEYLTKVISDVKQAYTQHGGVRPFGVALIVGGIDKGKQPKLLMTEPSGQFMPYYAVAIGQGGYTATEYLEKNYKEDLDIQSTILLALRALMATLKPGEKLNYSSVEIGYADVDSGTFKKLTTEERSDLLQKI; this is translated from the coding sequence TTGGCTTTAGGTCCAGCTGCGATGGGATATGATCGAGCAATAACAATATTTTCACCAGACGGATCTCTTTATCAGGTAGACTATGCATTTGAAGCTGTAAAAAGAGGATGGACTACCTTAGGCGTGAAAACAAAGTCAGGAGTTGTTTTATTAGCTGAAAAAAGAAAGGCAACACAACTACTTGACGTTGACGGAATAGAGAAGATATTTATGTTAGATGATCACGTAGGATGCACCTTTGCTGGCTTAGCTTCAGATGGTAGAATACTAATAGATTATGCTAGATCACAAGCTCTTCAACATAGATTGATATATGACGAACCGATCAGTATTGAATACCTTACAAAAGTTATCTCTGACGTTAAACAAGCTTATACTCAGCATGGCGGTGTAAGACCATTTGGAGTTGCATTGATAGTCGGTGGTATAGATAAGGGTAAACAGCCGAAGCTTTTAATGACAGAGCCAAGTGGTCAGTTCATGCCTTACTATGCTGTCGCAATAGGTCAAGGGGGTTATACTGCAACAGAGTACTTAGAGAAGAATTATAAGGAGGATTTAGATATTCAGTCAACTATATTATTAGCTCTGAGGGCTTTAATGGCTACCTTGAAACCAGGAGAAAAGCTAAACTATTCTAGCGTTGAAATAGGTTATGCTGATGTAGATTCAGGCACATTTAAGAAATTAACTACTGAAGAAAGGTCAGATCTTTTGCAAAAGATATAA
- the rrp41 gene encoding exosome complex exonuclease Rrp41 translates to MIQLQKPKLILENGLRTDGRKLDELRPIKIELGVLKNADGSAIFEMGNTKVIAAVYGPKEMHPRHLALPDKASLRVRYHMTPFSTDERKNPAPSRREIELSKVIREALESTILLNLFPRTVIDIFMEVLQADAGTRLVALMAASMALADAGIPMRDLIAGVAVGKADGSLVLDLNEQEDMWGEADMPIAVLPSLGQVVLLQLNGFMTPDEFRRAFELAQKGISSIYALQKEALKNKYLEYKEE, encoded by the coding sequence ATGATTCAGCTCCAAAAACCGAAGCTAATACTTGAAAACGGCCTTAGGACTGACGGAAGAAAACTTGATGAGCTAAGGCCTATAAAGATTGAGTTAGGAGTATTAAAGAATGCTGACGGTTCAGCAATATTTGAAATGGGTAATACAAAAGTAATTGCTGCAGTTTACGGACCTAAAGAAATGCATCCGAGACATCTAGCTCTACCTGATAAAGCATCACTAAGAGTCAGATATCATATGACTCCTTTTTCTACTGACGAAAGGAAAAACCCAGCGCCAAGTAGACGAGAAATCGAACTCTCAAAAGTTATTAGAGAAGCGTTGGAATCCACTATACTATTAAATTTGTTTCCTAGAACGGTTATAGATATATTTATGGAAGTTCTTCAAGCGGATGCGGGAACTAGATTAGTCGCTTTAATGGCAGCGTCTATGGCTCTTGCAGATGCGGGAATTCCGATGAGAGATTTAATTGCAGGCGTTGCTGTAGGTAAAGCAGATGGTTCATTAGTTTTAGATCTGAATGAGCAGGAAGATATGTGGGGTGAGGCTGATATGCCTATTGCTGTTTTGCCATCATTGGGTCAGGTAGTATTGTTACAGTTAAATGGATTTATGACACCTGATGAATTTAGAAGAGCCTTTGAGCTTGCACAAAAAGGGATCTCTAGTATATATGCATTACAAAAAGAAGCATTGAAAAATAAGTATTTAGAATATAAGGAGGAATAA
- a CDS encoding 50S ribosomal protein L37ae has protein sequence MGRVTGIAGRFGARYGSSTRKKWKEVMERRYMPHQCPYCKTTGKVVRIASGIWYCRKCETKWAGLAYTPY, from the coding sequence ATGGGTAGAGTAACTGGTATTGCAGGGAGATTTGGAGCCAGATATGGATCATCTACAAGGAAGAAATGGAAAGAGGTCATGGAAAGAAGATATATGCCACACCAATGTCCTTATTGTAAGACTACGGGTAAAGTAGTCAGAATTGCTTCCGGAATATGGTACTGTAGAAAATGCGAAACAAAGTGGGCAGGTCTTGCTTATACACCCTATTAG
- the spn gene encoding bifunctional sugar-1-phosphate nucleotidylyltransferase/acetyltransferase codes for MKAVILAAGSGERLEPVTQTRPKQFIPILGKPLISYVIEELRKLNLDIIIVVNNAYREYFESRIGSLVKLVIQNEGKGTAAALNAVRNSVSGNENILLMYGDVFLGDLGIIEKVIREESENVILGVRVQNPKDYGVLVADHNNELKEIIEKPENPPSNLINGGIYKLGPDIFHYLEKISKSPRGELELTDAVSLMSKSSKVKVLKYEGFWIDIGRPWDILSVNKWALDNLLYSKNVGNVEDFVKIKGKVIIEEGAEIRSFSYIEGPTYIGKGCHIGPHSYIRPYTVLLNDVKIGTHTEIKESIVMENSKIPHLSYVGDSVIGEDVNFGAGTVIANLRFDEKEIKMNVKGQRVSSGRKKLGAIIGDHVRTGINVTILPGIKIGAYAKIYPGSVVNRDVNQGEFFKA; via the coding sequence ATGAAAGCAGTAATTCTTGCGGCAGGTTCAGGAGAAAGGCTGGAACCGGTAACTCAAACTAGACCTAAACAATTTATTCCTATTCTTGGTAAACCACTTATTTCTTATGTAATTGAAGAATTACGAAAGTTAAACTTGGATATAATCATAGTAGTAAATAATGCATATAGGGAGTACTTTGAAAGCAGGATAGGAAGTTTAGTTAAATTGGTGATTCAAAATGAAGGTAAAGGTACAGCAGCAGCCTTGAATGCTGTAAGAAATAGTGTATCCGGAAACGAAAATATACTACTAATGTATGGGGATGTATTTTTAGGAGATTTAGGAATTATAGAAAAAGTGATAAGAGAGGAGTCTGAAAATGTTATCTTAGGAGTTAGAGTTCAAAATCCTAAGGATTACGGCGTTCTTGTTGCAGATCATAATAACGAGTTAAAGGAAATAATTGAAAAGCCTGAAAATCCTCCTAGTAATCTAATTAATGGTGGCATATATAAATTAGGGCCAGATATATTTCATTATTTAGAAAAGATTTCTAAATCACCTAGGGGAGAGCTAGAGCTTACTGACGCAGTTAGCTTGATGTCTAAAAGTTCTAAAGTGAAGGTTTTAAAATATGAGGGATTTTGGATAGATATCGGTAGACCTTGGGATATTTTAAGTGTTAATAAATGGGCACTAGATAATCTGCTCTATAGTAAAAATGTAGGTAACGTAGAGGATTTTGTTAAAATAAAGGGTAAGGTGATAATTGAAGAAGGAGCAGAGATTAGGTCATTCTCTTACATTGAAGGACCTACATATATAGGTAAAGGTTGTCATATAGGTCCTCATTCATACATTAGACCATATACAGTGCTTCTAAATGATGTTAAAATCGGCACACATACTGAAATCAAGGAATCTATAGTTATGGAAAATTCTAAGATTCCTCATCTCAGTTACGTGGGTGATTCTGTAATTGGCGAAGATGTAAATTTTGGAGCAGGGACAGTTATAGCAAATTTAAGATTCGACGAAAAAGAGATCAAGATGAACGTAAAGGGTCAAAGAGTAAGTAGTGGAAGGAAGAAATTAGGAGCTATAATAGGAGATCATGTAAGAACAGGAATTAATGTCACCATTCTTCCAGGAATTAAGATAGGTGCATATGCAAAAATTTATCCTGGATCTGTCGTAAATAGAGACGTGAATCAGGGAGAGTTTTTTAAGGCTTAG
- the rrp42 gene encoding exosome complex protein Rrp42, which translates to MSITPSNQNIVPTVKKDMILSALERGVRLDGRKPNEYRQLKVTLGYAKKAEGSALVKLGNTLVLAGVKLEEDSPYPDTPNQGNLIVNVELLPLAYETFEPGPPDENSIELARIVDRSLRDSKAIDLSKLVIAPGKKVWTLWVDVYVLDYDGNILDACMLASIAAIYDTKLPKVEVEGDEIKINKEERLSIPLVNYPVVTVTTAKIGKYVVVDPNLDEESIADAKLSISYTKEGTIVGLQKNYSGNLTFKEIDAMESTARATSQFLFEELKKQINLY; encoded by the coding sequence ATGTCAATTACTCCTTCAAATCAAAATATAGTTCCGACCGTTAAAAAAGACATGATACTATCTGCATTGGAGAGGGGAGTTAGATTAGACGGAAGGAAGCCTAATGAGTATAGACAATTAAAGGTAACTTTGGGTTATGCTAAAAAAGCTGAAGGCTCAGCACTAGTAAAATTAGGTAACACACTAGTATTAGCAGGAGTTAAATTAGAGGAAGACTCTCCTTACCCCGATACACCCAATCAAGGTAACTTAATTGTTAACGTTGAGCTATTACCATTAGCCTATGAAACATTTGAACCTGGTCCACCAGATGAGAATTCCATAGAGCTAGCTAGAATAGTTGATCGTAGTTTAAGAGATTCAAAAGCTATTGACCTTTCAAAATTAGTTATTGCGCCAGGGAAGAAAGTATGGACATTGTGGGTTGATGTATACGTTCTTGATTATGACGGAAATATACTAGACGCATGTATGCTAGCTTCTATAGCTGCGATTTATGACACAAAACTCCCCAAAGTAGAAGTAGAAGGCGACGAAATAAAGATAAATAAGGAAGAAAGGCTAAGTATACCTTTAGTTAATTATCCTGTAGTTACTGTGACCACGGCAAAGATAGGCAAGTACGTTGTGGTTGATCCAAATTTGGATGAAGAAAGTATAGCAGATGCTAAGCTTTCAATTTCATATACGAAAGAAGGCACAATTGTTGGATTGCAGAAAAATTATTCTGGCAATTTGACATTTAAAGAAATAGACGCAATGGAAAGTACAGCAAGAGCTACATCTCAATTTTTGTTCGAAGAGCTTAAAAAGCAGATAAACTTGTATTAA
- a CDS encoding RNase P p30-like protein, translated as MLVEPCVLNSDLFPFLKRLGYDYFLSEDGKQSLRRFTIVCNNTKALYNALKSTPKATIFVKPLSLDALKSAIIDHRVNAIILGRDNLSLFKKTMLSLISQYNKFVEVRLNEVTFDVIYRLITWSSRWIRFPLISSCAAKFNEVWSPYSKISLLTSLGASESDALNWVCNTPLELISQFKVNQV; from the coding sequence TTGCTAGTAGAGCCATGCGTTCTTAATTCTGATTTATTTCCATTTCTTAAAAGGCTTGGTTATGATTATTTTTTATCTGAGGATGGTAAGCAGAGCCTAAGAAGATTCACTATAGTATGTAACAACACAAAGGCCCTTTATAACGCTCTAAAATCTACTCCTAAGGCTACTATTTTTGTAAAGCCATTGTCTTTGGACGCATTGAAATCAGCAATAATTGATCATAGAGTAAATGCAATTATATTGGGCAGAGACAATTTATCTCTCTTTAAAAAAACCATGTTAAGTCTCATATCACAGTATAATAAATTCGTAGAGGTAAGACTTAATGAAGTGACGTTTGACGTGATATACAGACTGATTACATGGTCTAGTAGATGGATAAGATTTCCATTAATTTCATCATGTGCAGCTAAGTTCAATGAAGTGTGGAGCCCTTACTCTAAAATTTCACTACTAACATCACTAGGAGCTTCTGAGTCTGATGCATTGAATTGGGTTTGCAATACTCCTTTAGAACTTATATCTCAATTTAAGGTGAACCAAGTTTGA
- a CDS encoding ribosome assembly factor SBDS, which produces MTKKDEMVIARYEHSGERFEILVKPKEAMDLRNGKSVSISDAVVSDTIYKDIKKGLKASPSSLKKVFGTLDFEEIAKQIILKGEIPLTAEQRREILENKRKQIIDYISRNSIDPKTNLPIPRTRIELAMEQARIQIDPNKDVEAQALQIVRELAKLIPIRIARALMEIKVGPKFSSKIKSQLANLGEVKRSNWLNDGTLIAELEIPAGAQQDVIDKLNSLTKGEVEVKILQVK; this is translated from the coding sequence ATGACCAAAAAAGACGAAATGGTGATAGCAAGGTATGAACATAGTGGAGAGAGATTTGAGATATTAGTTAAGCCTAAGGAGGCTATGGATTTAAGGAACGGAAAAAGTGTGAGTATTTCCGACGCAGTGGTTTCTGATACAATTTACAAAGACATAAAAAAAGGTTTAAAGGCATCTCCTTCTTCTTTAAAAAAAGTTTTTGGTACATTAGATTTTGAAGAGATAGCAAAGCAAATTATACTTAAAGGGGAAATACCTTTAACGGCTGAGCAAAGACGAGAAATATTAGAAAACAAGAGAAAACAAATTATTGACTATATCTCCAGGAATTCAATAGATCCTAAGACAAATTTACCTATTCCCAGGACGAGAATAGAATTAGCTATGGAGCAAGCGAGAATTCAAATTGATCCTAACAAGGATGTAGAAGCACAGGCATTACAGATAGTTAGAGAGTTAGCAAAACTAATTCCTATAAGAATAGCTAGAGCCCTAATGGAAATTAAGGTAGGTCCAAAATTCAGTAGTAAGATAAAATCTCAATTGGCTAACCTCGGAGAAGTAAAAAGAAGTAATTGGCTAAACGACGGTACATTGATTGCAGAGCTGGAAATACCCGCAGGTGCTCAACAAGATGTTATAGATAAGTTAAATTCTTTAACTAAAGGAGAAGTAGAAGTTAAAATTTTGCAGGTTAAGTAA
- a CDS encoding Brix domain-containing protein, with translation MLLTSSRDSSSRIRSFLNELSYIIPDSFKINRGRQSLDDIFKRSRLYGASYIVIVSSSKGNPGRFLVYNTYTSIREFDIKIQGITLLKEIGGRESKIVSKKIRVGCIGELSNTLVKNLFMNLGYTGVENCESYVNGRYIEKINDKNIYEVKFLDAHNNIIGPTIRFLVDEGSNKY, from the coding sequence GTGTTGTTGACCTCAAGTAGAGATTCTTCATCGCGTATAAGGAGTTTTTTAAACGAGCTTTCTTATATAATTCCCGATTCCTTTAAAATAAATAGGGGTAGACAAAGTTTAGATGATATCTTTAAGAGATCTCGATTATATGGAGCTTCGTACATAGTAATAGTAAGTTCTAGCAAAGGAAATCCTGGAAGGTTCTTAGTGTATAATACGTATACGTCTATTAGGGAATTTGATATTAAGATACAAGGTATAACTTTACTTAAGGAGATAGGAGGTAGAGAAAGTAAAATTGTGAGTAAAAAAATACGAGTAGGTTGTATAGGAGAATTATCTAACACTCTTGTTAAAAACTTATTCATGAATCTTGGGTATACTGGAGTAGAGAATTGTGAATCATATGTAAATGGTAGATATATTGAAAAGATAAATGACAAAAATATTTATGAAGTGAAGTTCTTAGATGCTCATAATAATATAATAGGTCCTACTATTAGATTTTTGGTGGATGAAGGTTCTAATAAATATTGA
- a CDS encoding Rpp14/Pop5 family protein, whose product MNFLYLIIFIWLAVLSILLVIVARNKAIYFKKLKTSNNLRVKRYIIIEIIGNIENLGEKILEENIRNAVKELGGKVWLEIANPRVVFIHGNFGIISSTRAGYKLVLASLPYVKSINGVEVLLAPKRTTGSLKRAKKLIGI is encoded by the coding sequence TTGAACTTTTTATACTTAATAATATTTATTTGGCTGGCCGTTTTATCTATTTTACTCGTTATTGTTGCCCGAAATAAAGCTATATATTTTAAGAAATTAAAGACTTCTAATAATCTTAGAGTTAAACGATATATAATCATTGAAATTATAGGTAATATCGAAAATTTAGGAGAAAAAATATTAGAGGAGAATATACGGAACGCGGTTAAAGAATTAGGTGGTAAAGTGTGGCTTGAAATCGCTAATCCTAGGGTTGTATTTATTCATGGGAACTTTGGTATTATATCAAGTACTAGAGCTGGGTATAAGTTAGTTTTAGCTAGCTTACCTTATGTCAAGTCTATCAATGGAGTGGAAGTTCTACTTGCTCCAAAAAGGACAACAGGAAGTTTAAAAAGGGCAAAGAAACTAATAGGTATTTGA
- the xpf gene encoding 3'-flap repair endonuclease Xpf — MLRIYADYREKASNVPDFLRELGAVVIFENLTVADYVISETIGIERKSVEDLVSSVFDKRFFDQLSRLSESYKEPYILIEGDLSQIRFITTKWKAVNSALVSAIIDYDLRVLFSLNKKDSAEVLYKLAEKISAKSNFRSINLHDKPKFENLKDIQLYVVESLPNVGEKLAKKLLEKFNTIENICKASISDLEKALGSRKRAEEIYKVLHTAYSSDNGTKKNVSLADFLAEDRNNND, encoded by the coding sequence GTGTTAAGAATTTATGCCGATTATAGGGAAAAGGCTAGTAATGTCCCAGATTTTTTAAGGGAGCTTGGTGCTGTTGTTATATTCGAGAATTTAACTGTAGCGGATTACGTTATTTCTGAGACAATAGGAATAGAGAGAAAGAGTGTGGAAGATCTTGTTAGCTCTGTTTTTGATAAGCGTTTTTTCGATCAGTTGAGCAGATTAAGTGAAAGTTACAAGGAACCATATATTTTAATTGAGGGCGATCTAAGTCAAATTAGGTTCATAACAACTAAATGGAAAGCCGTTAATTCTGCTTTAGTTAGTGCGATTATTGACTATGATTTAAGAGTCCTGTTTTCGTTAAATAAGAAAGATTCTGCAGAAGTTTTATATAAATTAGCTGAAAAAATTTCTGCTAAATCTAATTTTAGAAGTATAAATCTTCATGATAAACCTAAATTCGAGAATCTTAAGGACATTCAACTATATGTTGTGGAGTCATTGCCAAATGTAGGGGAAAAATTAGCAAAAAAACTATTGGAAAAGTTTAATACAATAGAGAATATTTGTAAAGCTTCTATATCGGATCTTGAGAAAGCATTAGGAAGTAGAAAAAGAGCAGAAGAAATATACAAAGTATTACACACTGCATACTCATCTGATAACGGTACTAAGAAAAATGTGTCTTTAGCAGATTTCCTTGCTGAGGATAGAAATAATAATGACTAA
- a CDS encoding redox-regulated ATPase YchF produces the protein MITVGLIGKTNVGKSTFFSAATLIDVEIANRPFVTINPNIGIAYVRDTCVHTEVNVKCNPRNSVDMDNYRYIPIKLVDVAGLIPGAHQGRGLGNKFLDDLRKADVLIHVIDASGSTNEEGLPIPTGSRDPEEDIKFVINEIEEWFYSIVTKDWQKFARTVDLANKDPEEELLSKLSGLSINKFHIVSALKETKLENLKLMQWSEDDLRNFTRKLREISKPIVIAANKADIKESRKFIEKLKQKYQWIVPVSAESELALRRASKAGLIKYLPGDNQIKILKELNQKQREALDYIQTNVIDVYGGTGVQQAINIAVLDALQMIVVYPVEDEKRYTDHNGNVLPDAILIKRNSTPKDLASVIHTELAKGFLYAIDAKKKIRVGEDYKLQHRDIIKIVSSTAKP, from the coding sequence ATGATAACTGTAGGTTTGATAGGCAAGACAAATGTAGGCAAGAGTACATTCTTTTCCGCTGCTACACTTATAGATGTGGAAATAGCGAACAGACCATTCGTCACTATAAATCCAAACATAGGAATAGCATATGTGAGAGATACTTGTGTACATACTGAGGTAAACGTAAAGTGTAATCCCAGAAATTCCGTAGATATGGACAATTACAGATATATACCGATAAAACTAGTCGATGTAGCTGGACTAATTCCTGGTGCTCACCAAGGGCGTGGTCTAGGTAATAAATTCCTAGATGATCTACGAAAAGCTGATGTTTTGATACATGTGATTGATGCTAGTGGATCCACAAATGAGGAGGGATTACCTATCCCTACTGGAAGTAGAGACCCAGAAGAGGACATAAAGTTTGTTATTAATGAAATTGAGGAGTGGTTTTACTCTATAGTAACAAAAGATTGGCAGAAATTTGCGAGGACCGTGGACCTTGCGAACAAAGATCCTGAGGAGGAGTTATTATCAAAGCTCTCCGGTTTATCAATTAACAAATTTCATATAGTTAGTGCATTAAAGGAAACTAAATTGGAGAACCTGAAGTTAATGCAGTGGAGCGAAGATGATTTACGTAACTTTACACGAAAACTGAGAGAAATTTCAAAACCTATTGTTATAGCAGCAAACAAGGCAGATATAAAAGAGTCGAGAAAATTCATAGAAAAACTAAAACAAAAGTATCAGTGGATAGTGCCGGTAAGCGCAGAATCAGAACTCGCCTTACGCAGAGCTTCAAAAGCAGGTCTAATCAAATATCTCCCAGGAGATAATCAAATAAAAATCCTTAAAGAACTTAATCAGAAGCAGAGAGAAGCATTAGACTATATACAGACAAATGTCATTGATGTGTATGGAGGTACTGGTGTTCAGCAAGCTATAAACATTGCAGTATTAGATGCATTACAAATGATAGTAGTATACCCGGTGGAAGACGAAAAAAGATATACAGACCATAACGGAAATGTCCTACCAGATGCTATACTAATAAAAAGAAATTCAACGCCCAAAGATCTAGCTTCAGTTATACATACTGAATTGGCTAAAGGATTTCTTTATGCTATAGATGCAAAAAAGAAAATAAGGGTCGGAGAAGATTATAAGTTACAACACAGGGATATTATTAAAATTGTTTCGTCTACTGCTAAGCCTTAA
- a CDS encoding RNA-binding domain-containing protein: MKISEISISVFCHETENKDRILSSIFSFFNIQSGDFASRVVQGYYGNRIIVTEIKIKGKLAIEAFNKLINALDKADLAILISTLNTRLDGTKLHIRVDKQRLIYDNKIYLKEGDDVIKIIISFKERHENISEELRKFASRAMRS; this comes from the coding sequence ATGAAGATATCTGAAATTTCTATTTCGGTATTTTGTCATGAAACAGAAAACAAAGATAGAATATTATCCTCAATCTTCTCTTTCTTTAATATTCAAAGTGGTGATTTTGCGAGTAGAGTAGTGCAAGGTTATTACGGAAATCGTATTATTGTAACAGAAATTAAAATTAAAGGTAAATTGGCAATTGAAGCTTTCAATAAACTAATTAACGCCTTGGATAAGGCTGATCTAGCTATTCTTATATCCACTCTTAATACGAGGTTAGATGGTACAAAGCTTCACATAAGAGTAGATAAGCAGAGATTAATTTATGACAATAAGATCTATCTGAAAGAAGGCGATGATGTAATAAAAATTATCATTAGTTTTAAAGAAAGACATGAAAATATATCTGAAGAGTTGAGAAAATTTGCTAGTAGAGCCATGCGTTCTTAA
- a CDS encoding 50S ribosomal protein L15e yields the protein MTLSMYHYIEQTWQNKDWRRSILRKRLIEWRRQPAITRIDRPTRLNRARALGYKAKQGFVMVRVRVRRGGLNKPRPNSGRRPKRMGVYGYGPSKGYRWIAEERAARKFPNLEVLGSYYVAEDGMYKYYEVIMVDYSHPVIRSDPELKWLQDSVNRKRVFRGLTSAGQKSRGLTKSRGLKGTVQRKWKKKQKERQLKRRHEATRYYRLQHSGRKIPGK from the coding sequence ATGACATTATCTATGTATCATTATATAGAACAAACATGGCAAAACAAAGATTGGAGGAGATCAATTTTAAGAAAAAGGTTAATAGAATGGAGAAGACAACCTGCAATTACTAGAATAGATAGACCAACTAGGCTGAACAGAGCAAGAGCCTTGGGATATAAGGCTAAGCAAGGATTTGTGATGGTTAGAGTAAGAGTGAGGAGAGGTGGACTAAACAAGCCAAGGCCGAATAGTGGCAGAAGACCTAAGAGAATGGGTGTTTACGGATACGGTCCATCAAAAGGATACAGGTGGATAGCCGAGGAAAGAGCTGCAAGAAAATTCCCTAACCTAGAAGTACTTGGAAGTTATTATGTGGCAGAAGACGGAATGTATAAGTACTATGAGGTAATTATGGTTGATTATTCTCATCCAGTTATTAGATCTGACCCTGAGTTAAAATGGCTTCAAGACTCTGTAAATAGAAAGAGAGTGTTTAGAGGACTCACTAGTGCTGGACAAAAGTCTAGAGGACTAACTAAATCTAGAGGTCTCAAGGGTACAGTACAAAGAAAATGGAAAAAGAAGCAGAAAGAGAGACAACTAAAGAGGAGACACGAAGCCACAAGATATTACAGGTTACAACATAGTGGAAGGAAGATTCCTGGGAAATGA